A stretch of Gemmobacter fulvus DNA encodes these proteins:
- a CDS encoding co-chaperone GroES has translation MAFKPLHDRVLVRRIEGEEKTKGGLIIPDTAKEKPAEGEVIAIGAGARKDSGELIAPSVAVGDRVLFGKWSGTEVTLDGKELLIMKESDILGIIA, from the coding sequence ATGGCATTCAAACCGCTGCATGACCGTGTACTGGTTCGCCGCATCGAAGGCGAAGAAAAAACCAAGGGCGGCCTGATCATCCCCGATACCGCGAAAGAAAAGCCCGCTGAAGGCGAAGTGATCGCTATCGGCGCTGGCGCACGCAAGGATTCGGGCGAGCTGATCGCACCGTCGGTGGCCGTGGGCGACCGCGTGCTGTTCGGCAAATGGTCCGGCACCGAAGTGACCCTTGATGGCAAAGAACTGCTGATCATGAAGGAAAGCGACATCCTGGGCATTATCGCCTGA
- a CDS encoding TraB/GumN family protein, whose protein sequence is MLTQPPLAPARLVACCRRAARTVATALILVATPLVAGAKCSGINLLSQLPATETAALEAATAAQPHARGNLWRASKAGQSLHIIGTYHLADARHAPIMARLAPILAAAPVLLVEAGPEEERALKRDIAADPGLLFLTEGPSLKQQLSPEDWQMLSAAMARRNMPAMMAAKMRPWYLAVTLAIPPCGMPEMTTGSGLDHQLIAQAQAQDIPIRALEPHTTLFRLFDTIPPEDQLGLIRTTLLMEDRITDYSVTLADSYFAGESRLMWEYMRLESAKIPGYSPEKADAEYARLEAALMSSRNRAWIERLEQAAAEGAALAAVGALHLSGEAGVLQLLADRGWQIEALPL, encoded by the coding sequence ATGTTGACCCAACCGCCTCTGGCTCCCGCCCGTCTTGTTGCCTGTTGCCGCCGTGCCGCCCGGACCGTCGCCACAGCCCTGATCCTTGTTGCGACACCTTTGGTTGCGGGGGCGAAATGCTCTGGCATCAACCTGTTGTCGCAACTGCCCGCCACCGAGACCGCAGCACTGGAGGCCGCCACGGCGGCGCAACCCCATGCGCGCGGCAATCTGTGGCGCGCCAGCAAGGCCGGGCAAAGCCTGCATATCATCGGCACCTATCATCTGGCCGATGCGCGCCATGCGCCGATCATGGCCCGGCTCGCGCCGATTCTGGCAGCGGCCCCCGTCCTGCTGGTGGAGGCTGGCCCCGAAGAGGAACGCGCGCTGAAGCGCGACATTGCCGCCGATCCGGGGCTTTTGTTTCTGACCGAAGGCCCGAGCCTCAAACAACAGCTGTCGCCGGAAGATTGGCAAATGCTGTCGGCCGCCATGGCCCGGCGCAACATGCCCGCCATGATGGCGGCCAAGATGCGGCCCTGGTATCTGGCGGTCACCCTCGCCATCCCGCCCTGCGGCATGCCCGAGATGACGACGGGCAGCGGGCTTGACCATCAGCTGATCGCGCAGGCGCAGGCCCAGGACATCCCGATCCGCGCGCTGGAGCCGCATACGACGCTGTTCCGCCTGTTCGACACCATCCCGCCCGAGGATCAGCTGGGCCTGATCCGCACCACCCTGCTGATGGAGGACCGGATCACCGACTATTCGGTAACGCTGGCCGACAGCTATTTCGCCGGCGAAAGCCGCCTCATGTGGGAATATATGCGCCTCGAATCGGCCAAGATCCCCGGCTATTCGCCCGAAAAGGCCGATGCCGAATATGCGCGGCTGGAAGCGGCCCTGATGTCGAGCCGCAACCGTGCCTGGATCGAGCGGCTGGAACAGGCCGCCGCCGAAGGCGCCGCCCTTGCCGCTGTCGGTGCGCTGCATCTGTCGGGCGAGGCCGGGGTTCTGCAACTTCTGGCCGACCGCGGCTGGCAGATCGAAGCGCTGCCGCTCTGA
- a CDS encoding manganese-dependent inorganic pyrophosphatase gives MIKVFGHKAPDTDSTGSPIIWAWYLTDVKGTPAKAVLLGEPNTEAAFVLKHWGFDQPEIISDVTADDSVVIVDTNNPAELPPSINDSKILAIIDHHMLVGGIKTKTPIDITIRPLACTATLMHDLIGDDLARAPRGVKGAMLSCILSDTLEFRSPTTTPHDRAVAEKLAADLGVSIPDFAAEMFAAKSDVSAFSDAALLRMDSKEYNVAGKELRVSVLETTAPQVLLDRKASLMASMVDVAKEDGADQVLLFVIDILNEEATLLVPNDLVKQLAEASFGCTVTGDTVVLPGIMSRKKQIIPSLKL, from the coding sequence ATGATCAAGGTTTTCGGCCACAAGGCACCCGACACTGATTCAACCGGCTCGCCCATCATCTGGGCCTGGTATCTGACCGATGTCAAAGGCACCCCCGCCAAAGCCGTCCTGCTGGGAGAGCCGAACACCGAAGCCGCCTTCGTGCTCAAGCACTGGGGTTTTGACCAGCCCGAGATCATCAGCGATGTCACCGCCGACGATTCCGTGGTGATCGTGGACACCAACAACCCGGCAGAACTGCCGCCCTCGATCAATGACAGCAAGATCCTGGCGATCATCGATCACCACATGCTGGTCGGCGGCATCAAGACCAAGACCCCGATCGACATCACGATCCGCCCGCTGGCCTGCACCGCCACCCTGATGCACGACCTGATCGGCGACGATCTGGCCCGCGCCCCGCGCGGCGTCAAAGGCGCGATGCTGTCCTGCATCCTGTCCGACACGCTGGAATTCCGCTCGCCCACCACCACCCCGCATGACCGGGCGGTGGCCGAAAAGCTCGCCGCAGATCTGGGTGTGTCGATCCCGGACTTTGCCGCCGAAATGTTCGCCGCCAAATCCGATGTTTCGGCCTTCTCCGACGCGGCGCTGCTGCGCATGGATTCGAAAGAATACAATGTCGCGGGCAAAGAGCTGCGCGTCTCGGTGCTGGAAACCACGGCGCCGCAGGTTCTGCTGGACCGCAAGGCCAGCCTGATGGCTTCGATGGTCGATGTCGCCAAGGAAGACGGGGCCGATCAGGTTCTGCTGTTCGTGATCGACATTCTGAACGAAGAAGCCACGCTGCTGGTGCCGAATGATCTGGTCAAGCAACTGGCCGAAGCCTCGTTCGGCTGCACTGTGACCGGCGATACCGTGGTTCTGCCGGGCATCATGTCGCGCAAGAAGCAGATCATCCCCTCGCTCAAACTCTGA
- a CDS encoding GGDEF domain-containing protein — MRDLAEDREELGLGAGALGALMPMYLALCGAGHIRGCGPTMAKLFRGLPLLGAPFFEVFDLRRPSGLTDLAALCAHAGQRLYLAARDLPGTGFRGMAVPVSCGGGLLLNLSFGIGIMDAVRDHQLTDADFAATDLAVELLYVVEAKSAVMDELRDLNLRLQGAKIMAEEQALTDTLTGLRNRRALDLALDSVITGGVPFGLIHLDLDYFKAVNDTLGHAAGDHVLRAVAQILSAETRSNDLVARVGGDEFVILLPSLSDAGRLAQIAQRIISGLAQPILYNGQACRISASAGLTVSRAYAAPMADHMLRDADLALYAAKHAGRGCVRFAQPDAEGGGT, encoded by the coding sequence ATGCGCGATCTGGCCGAGGACCGTGAGGAACTGGGGCTTGGGGCAGGGGCGTTGGGTGCATTGATGCCGATGTATCTGGCGCTGTGTGGCGCTGGCCATATCCGGGGCTGTGGCCCGACCATGGCCAAGCTGTTTCGCGGCCTGCCACTGCTGGGGGCCCCGTTCTTCGAGGTGTTCGATCTGCGCCGCCCCTCTGGCCTGACCGATCTGGCGGCGCTCTGTGCCCATGCCGGGCAGCGGCTTTATCTTGCGGCGCGGGATCTGCCCGGCACCGGGTTTCGCGGCATGGCGGTGCCGGTGTCTTGCGGTGGTGGCTTGCTGCTCAACCTGTCCTTTGGCATCGGGATCATGGATGCGGTGCGCGACCACCAACTGACAGATGCCGATTTCGCGGCCACCGATCTGGCGGTGGAGCTTCTGTATGTTGTCGAGGCGAAATCTGCCGTGATGGATGAATTGCGCGATCTGAACCTGCGCTTGCAGGGGGCGAAAATCATGGCAGAGGAACAGGCGCTGACCGATACGCTGACCGGGCTGCGCAATCGCCGGGCGCTGGATCTGGCGCTGGACAGTGTGATCACCGGCGGCGTGCCCTTTGGCCTGATCCATCTTGATCTGGATTATTTCAAGGCGGTCAATGACACGCTGGGCCATGCGGCGGGCGATCATGTGCTGCGCGCGGTGGCGCAGATCCTGTCGGCCGAGACGCGCAGCAATGATCTGGTGGCGCGGGTGGGGGGCGATGAATTCGTGATCCTGTTGCCCAGCCTGTCCGATGCCGGGCGCTTGGCGCAGATCGCGCAGCGCATCATCAGCGGGCTGGCGCAGCCGATCCTGTACAATGGCCAGGCCTGCCGGATTTCTGCTTCGGCGGGGCTGACGGTGTCGCGCGCTTACGCCGCGCCGATGGCTGACCATATGCTGCGCGATGCCGATCTGGCGCTCTATGCCGCCAAACATGCCGGGCGCGGCTGTGTGCGCTTTGCGCAACCGGATGCGGAAGGGGGGGGCACATGA
- a CDS encoding heme NO-binding domain-containing protein, giving the protein MHGLINRSIQCFLRDTYGAATWAAIAREARLGFDSFETMLTYDAALTEAVITAATQVLGRPRDSVLEDLGIYLVSHPNVQALRRLLRFGGVRYADFLHSLEDLPDRARLALPDIDLPVMTLVDHSPTDFTLICHSPLAGIGHVVVGVLRAMADDYGVLSLVEHRGTCQGGEAVAITLAETSFSAGRRFDLALRVAGA; this is encoded by the coding sequence ATGCACGGTCTTATCAACAGGTCGATACAATGTTTCCTGCGCGACACCTATGGCGCCGCCACCTGGGCCGCCATCGCCCGCGAGGCGCGCCTTGGTTTCGACAGTTTCGAGACGATGCTGACCTATGACGCAGCGCTGACCGAGGCCGTGATCACGGCGGCGACGCAAGTGCTGGGCAGGCCGCGCGACAGCGTGCTGGAAGATCTGGGCATCTATCTTGTGTCACATCCGAATGTGCAGGCGCTCCGGCGTTTGCTGCGGTTTGGCGGCGTGCGCTATGCCGATTTCCTGCATTCGCTGGAGGATCTGCCGGATCGCGCCCGGCTGGCCTTGCCCGATATCGACCTGCCTGTGATGACCCTTGTCGATCATTCACCGACCGATTTCACGCTGATCTGCCATTCGCCGCTGGCCGGGATCGGGCATGTTGTCGTCGGCGTGCTGCGGGCGATGGCAGATGATTATGGCGTTCTGAGCCTTGTCGAACATCGCGGCACCTGTCAGGGCGGCGAGGCGGTGGCGATCACCCTGGCGGAAACCAGTTTCAGTGCGGGCCGCCGTTTTGACCTTGCGCTGCGGGTCGCGGGGGCGTGA
- a CDS encoding DUF4153 domain-containing protein — MDAQLRQRIGMALTGAFAGLSFHVLHLVLEREWLAERPAMALAAFAVVFFTALLGMAGPLPLRRAALSAAGLALVVSGLLALASLRFHTAGAVFGSAIPVLAMLVLGFVPLPFLVAAQQSHWRDYPLLFLEAWTIVVRYAAAWLFVGVVWAVIFLSDLLLSMVGVTVIGALVGNPLVAMVITGAMLGLGIAVVDEMADVVSPYLVLRLLRLLLPAVLLVLLVFLAVLPFEGLGKLFGSLSAAATLLTIAAMGATLVTSAIDQSDAEASRSPVIRRAAQAMALLLPAPAVLAAWAVWLRVDQYGWTPDRVFAATVAGLGLGYGALYALAVLRGRGWEARVRQGNITMALALLLVSALLLTPLLDPQRLSAQSQLARLEDGRLSPDVLDLAGLADWGRAGEAALAELEARAAQPGQEALAARLAARAATPLPATGDAETLRRDLAAVMPLRPETATVARDAILASLDTGELADWLTMCRTPLPEGGAGCVLLAGEFWPDTAGEEVIVLLRDAGGYLRSEGFGWQQGLITRRSVTPLSGQMPDPAEAEAMLRAAQAGTAPPMKPAALNALHLGGAELILLP; from the coding sequence ATGGACGCGCAATTGCGGCAGAGGATCGGCATGGCGCTGACCGGGGCCTTCGCTGGTCTGTCCTTCCATGTGCTGCATCTGGTGCTGGAGCGGGAGTGGCTGGCGGAACGCCCGGCCATGGCGCTGGCGGCTTTTGCGGTGGTGTTCTTCACGGCGCTTCTGGGGATGGCGGGCCCCTTGCCGCTGCGCCGTGCGGCGCTGAGCGCGGCGGGGCTGGCGCTGGTCGTCTCGGGCCTGTTGGCGCTGGCGAGCCTGCGGTTTCACACGGCGGGGGCGGTATTCGGCTCGGCCATTCCGGTGCTGGCCATGCTGGTGCTGGGCTTTGTGCCGCTGCCCTTTCTGGTGGCGGCACAGCAAAGCCATTGGCGCGACTATCCGCTGCTGTTCCTGGAGGCCTGGACCATCGTTGTGCGCTATGCAGCGGCCTGGCTGTTTGTCGGCGTGGTCTGGGCAGTGATCTTCCTGTCGGATCTGTTGCTGTCGATGGTGGGGGTGACGGTGATCGGGGCGCTGGTCGGCAATCCTCTGGTGGCGATGGTGATCACCGGGGCGATGCTGGGCCTTGGCATTGCCGTGGTGGACGAGATGGCCGATGTCGTCTCGCCCTATCTGGTGCTGCGGCTGTTGCGCCTGCTGTTGCCGGCGGTGCTGCTGGTGCTGCTGGTGTTTCTGGCGGTGCTGCCGTTCGAGGGGCTGGGCAAGCTGTTCGGCAGCCTCTCCGCCGCCGCGACCCTGCTGACCATCGCCGCGATGGGGGCAACTCTGGTCACATCGGCCATCGACCAATCGGATGCCGAGGCCAGCCGCAGCCCGGTGATCCGCCGCGCTGCGCAGGCGATGGCGCTGCTGCTGCCCGCCCCGGCGGTACTGGCGGCCTGGGCGGTCTGGCTGCGGGTCGATCAGTATGGCTGGACGCCCGACCGGGTGTTTGCCGCCACCGTGGCCGGGCTTGGCCTTGGTTATGGCGCGCTTTACGCGCTGGCGGTGCTGCGGGGCCGGGGCTGGGAGGCCCGCGTCCGGCAAGGCAATATCACCATGGCGCTGGCCTTGCTGCTGGTCTCGGCGCTGTTGCTGACGCCGCTGCTGGATCCGCAGCGGCTGTCGGCGCAAAGCCAGCTGGCGCGGCTGGAGGATGGGCGGCTCAGCCCCGATGTCCTTGATCTGGCCGGGCTGGCAGACTGGGGCCGCGCGGGCGAGGCGGCTCTGGCCGAACTTGAGGCCCGCGCCGCCCAGCCGGGGCAAGAGGCGCTGGCCGCCCGTCTGGCTGCGCGGGCCGCAACCCCGCTGCCTGCCACCGGCGATGCCGAGACGCTGCGCCGGGATCTGGCAGCGGTGATGCCACTGCGCCCCGAGACTGCAACCGTCGCGCGCGATGCCATCCTTGCCAGTCTGGATACGGGCGAGCTGGCCGATTGGCTGACCATGTGCCGCACCCCCTTGCCCGAAGGCGGTGCGGGCTGTGTGCTTCTGGCCGGAGAGTTCTGGCCCGATACCGCAGGTGAAGAGGTCATTGTTCTGCTGCGCGACGCGGGCGGCTATCTGCGCAGCGAGGGGTTCGGCTGGCAACAGGGGCTGATCACCCGCCGCAGCGTGACGCCGCTGTCCGGGCAGATGCCCGATCCGGCCGAGGCCGAGGCGATGTTGCGCGCGGCACAGGCGGGCACGGCCCCGCCGATGAAACCGGCGGCGCTCAATGCGCTGCATCTGGGTGGGGCAGAGCTGATCCTGCTGCCCTGA
- a CDS encoding trimethylamine methyltransferase family protein has product MSDDHSRKRSRAGGRAGNKARAGSAVIDQMPWRIPVNPDRPVEPLDADGVQRVHRTAMRILSELGIEMLNPEAVAILKQAGCKVSGTNVKMDEDFVMEMLGHAPAQFTITPRNPAREVIIGGKHMVFVNVSSPPNAWDLERGKRSGDFETFKEFMKLTQYFNCIHIAGGYPVEPIDIHPSIRHLDCLFEKLTLTDKVVHAYSLGAERVEDVMEMTRLAGGLSHAEFDAQPRMYTNINSVSPLKHDYPMLDGAMRLARRGQPVVVTPFTLAGAMAPVTMAGAVALSLAEALSAIALLQYIKPGCPVAIGTFTSNVDMKSGAPAFGTPEYMRATQMTGQLVRFYGLPMRSSGVCAANVPDGQSMWETSNSLWAAVQSGTNMVYHAAGWLEGGLIASPEKFVMDCEVLQMIQRYCETQTFATSDDDLAFDAIREVGPGGHYFGCQHTQDRYSTAFYAPFVSDWRNYEAWQQDGAVWTSERAHRLYKQILAEFEAPEMPGDHLEELTRFVARRKQEGGAPTDF; this is encoded by the coding sequence ATGAGCGACGATCACAGCCGCAAGCGGAGCCGCGCCGGGGGCCGGGCGGGCAACAAGGCGCGGGCCGGCTCGGCGGTGATCGACCAGATGCCATGGCGGATTCCGGTGAACCCGGACCGCCCGGTCGAGCCGCTGGACGCCGATGGCGTGCAGCGGGTGCATCGCACCGCCATGCGCATCCTGTCGGAACTGGGCATCGAGATGCTGAACCCCGAGGCGGTGGCGATCCTGAAACAGGCGGGCTGCAAGGTCAGCGGCACCAATGTGAAGATGGACGAGGATTTCGTGATGGAGATGCTGGGCCATGCGCCCGCGCAATTCACCATCACCCCGCGCAATCCGGCGCGCGAGGTCATCATCGGCGGCAAGCACATGGTCTTTGTCAATGTGTCCAGCCCGCCCAATGCCTGGGATCTGGAACGCGGCAAACGCTCGGGCGATTTCGAGACGTTCAAGGAATTCATGAAGCTGACGCAGTATTTCAACTGCATCCATATCGCGGGCGGCTATCCGGTGGAGCCGATCGACATCCATCCGTCGATCCGGCATCTGGACTGTCTGTTTGAAAAACTGACCCTGACCGACAAGGTGGTGCATGCCTATTCGCTGGGGGCAGAGCGGGTCGAGGATGTGATGGAGATGACGCGGCTGGCAGGCGGGCTGAGCCATGCCGAATTCGATGCGCAGCCGCGCATGTATACCAATATCAACTCGGTCAGCCCGCTGAAGCATGATTATCCGATGCTGGATGGCGCGATGCGTCTGGCCCGGCGCGGCCAGCCGGTGGTGGTGACGCCCTTCACGCTGGCCGGGGCGATGGCCCCGGTGACGATGGCGGGGGCGGTGGCGCTGTCTCTGGCCGAGGCGCTGTCGGCCATTGCGCTGCTGCAATATATCAAGCCCGGCTGCCCGGTGGCCATTGGCACCTTCACCTCCAATGTCGATATGAAATCGGGCGCCCCGGCCTTTGGCACGCCCGAATACATGCGCGCCACGCAGATGACGGGGCAACTGGTGCGCTTTTACGGGTTGCCGATGCGCTCGTCCGGGGTCTGTGCGGCGAATGTGCCGGATGGGCAGAGCATGTGGGAAACCTCGAACAGCCTGTGGGCCGCCGTGCAATCGGGCACCAATATGGTCTATCACGCGGCAGGCTGGCTGGAGGGCGGGCTGATCGCCAGCCCCGAGAAATTCGTGATGGATTGCGAAGTGCTGCAAATGATCCAGCGCTATTGCGAGACGCAGACCTTTGCCACAAGTGACGACGATCTGGCCTTTGATGCCATCCGCGAGGTCGGCCCCGGCGGCCATTACTTCGGCTGCCAGCACACACAGGATCGCTATTCCACCGCCTTTTATGCGCCCTTCGTCAGCGATTGGCGCAATTACGAGGCATGGCAGCAGGATGGGGCGGTCTGGACATCGGAACGCGCGCACCGGCTCTACAAACAGATCCTTGCCGAATTCGAGGCGCCCGAGATGCCGGGCGACCATCTGGAAGAACTGACGCGCTTTGTTGCCCGCCGCAAACAGGAGGGCGGCGCGCCCACCGATTTCTGA
- a CDS encoding HAD family hydrolase produces the protein MIQGLIFDKDGTLFDFRRSWGGWALSLLDELADSPAQRAVLAEAIGFHPETVDFAPHSPVIAATAPEIAAVMLPHLPGMGLQRLTDRMNALAVDAPTVEAVPLRPLFTVLRGRGLKIGLATNDTERPARAHLGNHAILDLFDFIAGYDSGYGGKPAPGQLQAFARQTGLDPARIAMVGDSRHDLEAGRAAGMVCVAVLTGVAGAAELAPHADVVLPDIGGLPDWLDAFVPA, from the coding sequence ATGATCCAGGGGCTGATTTTCGACAAGGACGGCACGCTGTTCGATTTCCGCCGCAGCTGGGGCGGCTGGGCGCTGTCGCTGCTTGATGAATTGGCCGACAGCCCGGCACAACGCGCGGTGCTGGCGGAGGCCATCGGCTTTCACCCCGAAACCGTGGATTTCGCGCCGCACAGCCCGGTGATCGCCGCCACCGCCCCCGAGATTGCCGCAGTGATGCTGCCGCATCTGCCGGGCATGGGGCTGCAACGCCTGACCGACCGGATGAATGCGCTGGCGGTTGATGCCCCTACGGTCGAGGCCGTGCCGCTGCGCCCGCTGTTTACAGTGCTGCGCGGGCGCGGGCTGAAGATCGGGCTGGCCACCAATGACACCGAACGCCCGGCGCGCGCGCATCTGGGCAATCATGCGATTCTTGACCTGTTCGATTTCATTGCGGGCTATGATTCCGGCTATGGCGGCAAACCCGCTCCGGGGCAGTTGCAGGCCTTTGCGCGCCAGACCGGGCTGGACCCTGCGCGTATTGCCATGGTGGGCGACAGCCGCCATGACCTTGAGGCCGGGCGCGCCGCGGGCATGGTCTGCGTGGCGGTGCTGACCGGCGTGGCGGGGGCGGCAGAGCTGGCCCCGCATGCCGATGTGGTGCTACCCGACATTGGCGGGCTGCCCGACTGGCTGGATGCTTTTGTGCCTGCCTGA
- a CDS encoding DUF3572 domain-containing protein, with protein sequence MAGQESAETLALQALGWLVAQDELLPQFFAATGANALTLPAQAADPEFLGAVLDFLLMEDATVIAFCDAMGLRYDSPMQARAALPGGPGPHWT encoded by the coding sequence ATGGCTGGGCAAGAATCCGCCGAAACGCTGGCCTTGCAGGCGCTGGGCTGGCTGGTAGCGCAGGATGAATTGCTGCCGCAATTCTTTGCGGCCACCGGGGCCAATGCCCTGACCCTGCCCGCACAGGCCGCCGACCCCGAGTTTCTGGGGGCGGTGCTTGACTTTCTGTTGATGGAAGATGCCACGGTGATCGCGTTTTGCGATGCGATGGGACTGCGCTATGACAGCCCGATGCAGGCGCGCGCCGCCTTGCCGGGCGGCCCGGGGCCGCACTGGACCTGA
- a CDS encoding diguanylate cyclase — protein sequence MVGKILIVDDVATNRIVLKAKLAMACYQPMLAADGRSCLRLAREALPDLIVLNVRLPDLPGIEVVQALRADPLTADIPVLMLADTGDAATRLAALRAGADDVLVRPVEDVILMARLRNLSRTREAMAELGQRGATLQALGLAEAQAAFEFPGAIALVADRAETTMRWRKDLAAGLGDRVILMSREEALADPVPGQAADIFVVDGTLGGSGGGLRLMSDLRSRSATRHAAVVLIQPQPNPAEIAMAFDMGANDVQPAGLPGAELALRLRRLMRRKQTADRLRASVQDGLRLAVIDPLTGLYNRRYALPRLAAIAERARRAHGSFAVMVIDLDRFKSVNDHWGHAAGDAVLVEVAHRLGDNLRASDLVARIGGEEFLVALPDAAQADARAMAERLCRVMRDQPILLPDGSALSVTVSIGLAMSDGCGPAQDEAVSQVMERADRALLAAKSEGRNQVMVNHSHA from the coding sequence ATGGTCGGCAAGATCCTCATCGTGGATGATGTGGCCACCAACCGCATCGTTCTTAAGGCCAAGCTTGCGATGGCCTGCTATCAGCCGATGCTCGCGGCGGATGGGCGCAGCTGCCTGCGCCTTGCGCGCGAGGCATTGCCTGATCTGATCGTGCTGAACGTGCGGCTGCCCGACCTGCCGGGGATCGAGGTGGTGCAGGCCCTGCGCGCCGATCCGCTGACCGCCGATATTCCTGTGCTGATGCTGGCCGACACCGGCGATGCGGCCACACGTCTGGCAGCACTGCGGGCCGGGGCCGATGATGTGCTGGTCAGGCCGGTGGAGGACGTGATCCTGATGGCCCGGCTGCGCAACCTGTCGCGCACGCGTGAAGCTATGGCCGAGTTGGGCCAGCGCGGGGCAACGCTGCAAGCGCTGGGTCTCGCGGAGGCGCAGGCAGCGTTTGAGTTTCCGGGCGCGATTGCGCTGGTGGCCGACCGGGCCGAAACCACGATGCGCTGGCGCAAGGATCTGGCCGCCGGGCTGGGCGACCGGGTGATCCTGATGTCACGCGAAGAGGCGCTGGCCGATCCGGTGCCGGGGCAAGCCGCCGACATCTTCGTGGTGGATGGCACCCTCGGCGGCAGCGGCGGTGGCCTGCGGCTGATGTCCGATCTGCGGTCGCGCAGCGCGACCCGGCATGCGGCGGTGGTGCTGATCCAGCCGCAGCCGAATCCGGCCGAAATTGCCATGGCCTTTGACATGGGCGCCAATGACGTGCAGCCAGCAGGCCTGCCGGGGGCCGAGCTTGCCTTGCGGCTGCGCCGCCTGATGCGCCGCAAACAGACCGCCGACCGGCTGCGCGCCTCGGTGCAGGATGGGCTGCGCCTTGCCGTGATCGACCCGCTGACCGGGCTGTACAACCGCCGCTATGCCCTGCCCCGGCTGGCCGCCATTGCCGAACGCGCCCGGCGTGCCCATGGCAGCTTTGCCGTCATGGTCATTGATCTCGACCGCTTCAAAAGCGTGAATGATCACTGGGGCCATGCTGCAGGCGATGCGGTTCTGGTCGAGGTGGCGCACCGGCTGGGCGACAATCTGCGCGCATCGGATCTGGTGGCGCGGATCGGCGGTGAAGAGTTTCTGGTGGCCCTGCCCGATGCGGCGCAAGCCGACGCGCGGGCCATGGCGGAACGCCTGTGCCGGGTGATGCGGGATCAGCCGATCCTGCTGCCCGATGGCAGTGCGCTGTCGGTCACGGTCTCCATTGGTCTGGCCATGTCAGACGGGTGTGGCCCAGCGCAGGACGAGGCCGTGTCGCAGGTGATGGAACGGGCCGACCGCGCGCTGCTGGCCGCGAAATCCGAAGGCCGCAATCAGGTGATGGTCAACCACAGCCACGCCTGA
- a CDS encoding periplasmic heavy metal sensor: protein MAETPNPPGRPVARGWRIAFFASLALNLLILGVVGGALIKGPPHMRPDMVRDLGFGPFTEALDEGDRAALRKAFKDRAPDLRAARHTMRADFEALLAALRADPFDPAALEAALARQSVRSAERLALGQQLLRDRLAEMTVDARRAFADRLEASLTRRKHKP from the coding sequence ATGGCCGAAACCCCGAACCCGCCCGGTCGTCCCGTCGCGCGCGGCTGGCGGATTGCCTTTTTTGCCTCGCTGGCGCTGAACCTGCTGATCCTTGGGGTGGTGGGGGGCGCGCTGATCAAGGGTCCGCCGCATATGCGCCCCGATATGGTGCGTGATCTTGGCTTTGGCCCCTTCACCGAGGCGCTGGATGAGGGTGACCGCGCTGCGCTGCGCAAGGCGTTCAAGGACCGTGCGCCCGATCTGCGCGCGGCACGCCACACGATGCGGGCGGATTTCGAGGCGCTGCTGGCGGCGCTGCGGGCGGATCCGTTTGATCCGGCGGCGCTGGAGGCGGCGCTGGCGCGGCAGAGCGTCCGCAGTGCCGAACGTCTGGCGCTGGGTCAGCAATTGCTGCGCGACCGGCTGGCCGAGATGACGGTGGACGCGCGCCGCGCCTTTGCCGACCGGCTGGAGGCCAGTCTGACCCGGCGCAAACACAAGCCCTGA
- a CDS encoding dihydroorotate dehydrogenase encodes MTPQDLDDLFAEARRTQAAAPPALIAQVLADAYAAQPVQAATAPRPQRHLWAKLAAVFGGSAALGGLATATLAGLWIGFAQPAPVTALSDALWQSEPLDLVELIPSLDGWITEG; translated from the coding sequence ATGACACCGCAGGATCTGGACGACCTTTTTGCCGAGGCGCGCCGCACGCAAGCGGCAGCCCCCCCGGCGCTGATTGCGCAGGTTCTGGCCGATGCCTACGCGGCGCAGCCGGTGCAGGCGGCTACGGCCCCACGCCCGCAGCGGCACCTGTGGGCCAAGCTGGCCGCGGTGTTTGGCGGCAGCGCGGCGCTGGGCGGATTGGCCACCGCCACGCTGGCGGGGCTCTGGATCGGCTTTGCGCAACCCGCGCCGGTGACAGCGCTGTCGGATGCGCTGTGGCAAAGCGAGCCTCTCGATCTGGTGGAACTCATACCCAGCCTTGACGGCTGGATCACGGAGGGCTGA